The following proteins come from a genomic window of Dioscorea cayenensis subsp. rotundata cultivar TDr96_F1 unplaced genomic scaffold, TDr96_F1_v2_PseudoChromosome.rev07_lg8_w22 25.fasta BLBR01000284.1, whole genome shotgun sequence:
- the LOC120254004 gene encoding zinc finger BED domain-containing protein RICESLEEPER 2-like has protein sequence MLMSSSLKKGNVELRHQKLNQEQHRENIVMAILLHEYPFQFVEHEGTRNMISYLNPDVKHVTRNTIKADVLKFYRREKKKLLDILQLVPGRISLTSDLWASITTDGYISLTAHFVDKDWMLQKRILNFHYMPTPHTGFAISEMISSLLNEWNLEKKLFSITLDNASSNDSFVDFVKSQLCIRNGLLLNGEFFHVRCCAHILNLIVQDGLKEIDSGIYKIRESVKFMKGSQSRKKKFHDCAQQMGINCKKGLRQDVSTRWNSTYLMLESALHYRDAFIHLSLSDSNYLHCPTLEEWNQIENMVKFLKVFYDVTNIFSGTLYPTSNLFFLGMWRIQCILQEEAKNPILFRSSSLSKMQSKFDKYWGAFSAILAIAVILDPRYKMDIVEFAFMKLYGDDEGNSKVNNIREKLQKLFGEYCNIDLQNQGSSYTIQTTQDQVIEGDPNDPLMVSTYES, from the coding sequence ATGTTGATGTCTTCATCACTTAAAAAGGGCAATGTTGAACTTAGGCATCAAAAGTTGAATCAAGAACAACACCGGGAGAATATAGTGATGGCAATTCTTTTGCATGAATACCCATTTCAGTTTGTAGAGCATGAGGGTACTAGAAATATGATCTCTTATCTTAACCCTGATGTTAAGCATGTGACACGCAATACAATTAAAGCTGATGTGCTAAAGTTTtatagaagagaaaaaaagaagttgCTTGACATTTTACAATTAGTACCAGGGAGGATTAGTCTTACATCTGATTTATGGGCATCCATTACGACTGATGGTTATATTTCTCTCACTGCTCATTTTGTTGACAAAGATTGGATGTTacaaaagagaattttaaatTTCCATTACATGCCAACACCACACACTGGGTTTGCAATTTCTgaaatgatatcttctttgtTGAATGAgtggaatttggagaaaaaattgTTTTCCATAACTTTGGACAATGCTAGTTCTAATgattcatttgttgattttgttaaaagtCAACTTTGCATAAGAAATGGATTGCTTCTCAATGGTGAATTTTTTCATGTCCGTTGTTGTGCgcatattttgaatttgatagtTCAAGATGGGCTAAAAGAAATTGATAGTGGTATTTACAAGATTCGAGAGAGTGTGAAATTTATGAAAGGGTCACAATCTCGAAAGAAGAAGTTTCATGATTGTGCACAACAAATGGGCATCAATTGCAAAAAAGGGTTGCGTCAAGATGTTAGCACAAGATGGAATTCAACATATCTTATGCTAGAGTCGGCTTTACATTATCGAGATGcatttattcatctttcattgaGTGACTCTAATTATCTTCATTGCCCTACTTTAGAAGAATGGAATCAAATTGAAAACATGGTCAAGTTTTTGAAAGTGTTCTATGatgtgacaaatattttttcgGGCACCCTGTATCCCACTTCAAATTTGTTCTTTCTTGGGATGTGGAGAATCCAATGTATATtgcaagaagaagcaaaaaatCCCATTCTTTTTAGAAGTTCATCATTGTCAAAAATGCAATCaaagtttgataaatattggggaGCTTTTAGTGCTATATTGGCTATTGCGGTGATTTTGGATCCTCGTTATAAAATGGATATTGTTGAATTTGCTTTTATGAAACTCTATGGTGATGATGAAGGCAATAGCAAGGTGAATAATATTCGTGAGAAGCTTCAAAAGTTATTTGGAGAATATTGCAATATTGATTTACAAAATCAAGGTAGTTCTTATACAATCCAAACAACTCAAGACCAAGTTATTGAAGGGGATCCAAATGATCCATTAATGGTGAGTACTTATGAGTCATaa